One part of the Pristiophorus japonicus isolate sPriJap1 chromosome 21, sPriJap1.hap1, whole genome shotgun sequence genome encodes these proteins:
- the hoxb6a gene encoding LOW QUALITY PROTEIN: homeobox protein Hox-B6a (The sequence of the model RefSeq protein was modified relative to this genomic sequence to represent the inferred CDS: substituted 1 base at 1 genomic stop codon), translating into MVIFPAVLSGTWPSRIKPISLTANSAGTWTNTXQIITERSQQMSSYFVNSTFPVTLASGQESFLGQIPLYSSGYDPLRHYPATYGATSMQDKSYPSPSYYQQANGAYGCNRAPCDYGAPSFYREKEPPFGASSTSSKYHSLEDPTHFNPDHRKSECAQNRILYGEVDDQKSSLPVYPWMQRMNSSGASAFNPNGRRGRQTYTRYQTLELEKEFHFNRYLTRRRRIEIAHALCLTERQIKIWFQNRRMKWKKENKLLSSSQLSGEETEEKSTE; encoded by the exons ATGGTTATATTTCCTGCTGTCCTTTCTGGCACTTGGCCATCCCGAATCAAACCCATCTCGCTAACTGCTAATAGCGCAGGCACTTGGACTAATACATAACAAATCATAACAGAGCGCAGCCAACAAATGAGTTCGTATTTtgtgaactccactttcccggtgACTCTTGCCAGTGGGCAGGAGTCGTTCCTTGGGCAGATTCCGCTATACTCCTCCGGTTACGACCCTTTAAGACACTACCCGGCCACATATGGGGCTACAAGCATGCAGGATAAAAGCTACCCATCACCCTCTTACTATCAACAAGCCAACGGCGCGTATGGGTGCAATCGGGCACCCTGTGACTACGGTGCGCCCAGTTTTTATCGGGAAAAAGAACCTCCTTTCGGTGCCTCCTCCACCAGCTCCAAATACCACTCACTGGAAGACCCAACGCATTTTAACCCCGACCACCGCAAATCCGAATGCGCACAAAACAGAATTTTATATGGTGAGGTGGACGATCAGAAGAGTTCGCTCCCCGTGTACCCCTGGATGCAAAGAATGAACTCCAGTGGGG CCTCAGCCTTTAATCCGAACGGACGGCGCGGGCGGCAAACCTACACTAGATATCAAACCCTGGAGTTGGAGAAGGAGTTCCACTTTAACCGCTACTTGACCAGAAGACGCCGGATAGAGATTGCACACGCACTTTGCCTCACAgaacgccagatcaaaatctggtttCAGAACAGGCGCATGAAATGGAAGAAAGAGAACAAATTGCTCAGCTCCTCGCAATTAAGCGGGGAAGAAACAGAAGAAAAATCCACAGAGTGA